The following are encoded in a window of Sutcliffiella horikoshii genomic DNA:
- a CDS encoding transglycosylase domain-containing protein: MTEKYQSREQRRQAMQEERSAKSGTKKKGPKKGLFKKIFLSALIIGIVGLLTGIGTFAYYVQSTPPLDETLLKVPVPSKVYGMDGELAAEIGGHEAREYVESDEIPDLVKDAFLATEDVRFYEHNGVDYRRLAGAVLANVTRGFGAEGGSTITQQLVKLSFLSTDKTLKRKAQEFYLAYQLESRFTKDEILEMYLNRIYFSNYAYGISNAAMNYYGKSLDELELHEAAMLAGLPQSPNNYNPVTNPENAEQRRNIVLTLMVKHGKITEEEADEARAIPVDSTLTDDVEKTNYSNKYNAFIDRVIEEISDQLGDVDPQADGLEIYTTLDVNAQEQVEYILSDESGIPHLENEDYQAGIALIDTQSGEIRAIGGGRNHMKTGTNYATDIRVQPASAIKPILDYAPAIEFLDWSTYHQINDEPYSYSSGTEINNWDNKHKGYLSMRQHLADSRNIPALKALQEVGLDRARDFAVKLGIPLEEEINEAYAIGGFSNGISPLQMAGAYSSFGSGGVYTEPFAVTKVVFQDGTSVNLNKESEVVMKDSTAFMITDMLKTSVRSGLANAANVPGLNIAGKSGTTNFAEDTISEYGIPEGGVPSTWFAGYTPTYTATVWTGFRRTGTDNYLRPINGSNQDQYLSRIIFKQLMENISTTSEDKSDFPVPNSVVRVPIEKGSNPPLKASEFTPSDQITNEYFIKGTEPTKVSKEYDKLPTPTGFTAQYDEEANVINLNWKYPEDRLEGVTFTINVAVNEGSPQPLTETKDLGLVVESPDPGATFTFEVVAVQDENNENKSDAATQTITIPEAVEEDDESIIPEIPGDGEEEPPGDGEEPPGDGEEPPGDGEEPPGEGEEPPGDGEEPPGDGEEPPGDGEEPPGDDEESDDADTQSNTNRNGQRDDSEDDD, translated from the coding sequence ATGACTGAAAAGTATCAATCTAGAGAACAGAGACGACAAGCTATGCAAGAAGAACGCAGTGCAAAATCCGGCACGAAAAAGAAAGGTCCTAAGAAAGGCTTATTCAAAAAAATATTCTTATCTGCACTTATTATCGGTATTGTAGGATTATTAACAGGTATAGGTACCTTCGCTTACTATGTTCAGAGCACGCCACCGCTGGATGAGACATTACTAAAAGTCCCTGTTCCTTCCAAAGTATATGGGATGGATGGAGAGCTGGCTGCTGAAATAGGCGGGCATGAAGCTCGGGAGTATGTAGAATCAGATGAAATCCCTGACCTCGTAAAAGATGCCTTCTTGGCTACAGAGGATGTACGTTTTTACGAGCATAATGGAGTAGATTACAGACGTTTAGCTGGAGCGGTATTGGCAAACGTTACAAGAGGCTTCGGTGCTGAAGGTGGAAGTACCATTACTCAGCAGTTAGTAAAATTATCATTTTTATCAACTGATAAAACCTTAAAGAGAAAAGCGCAGGAATTCTATTTGGCTTATCAACTAGAATCCCGTTTTACAAAAGATGAAATTTTGGAAATGTACTTAAATCGTATTTATTTTTCAAATTATGCATATGGAATTTCCAATGCTGCAATGAATTATTATGGGAAATCTCTTGATGAGTTAGAACTGCATGAAGCAGCGATGCTTGCAGGACTCCCACAAAGTCCTAACAACTATAACCCTGTCACAAATCCTGAAAATGCTGAGCAACGACGTAACATCGTCTTAACTCTTATGGTGAAGCATGGAAAGATCACAGAGGAAGAAGCAGATGAAGCAAGAGCCATTCCAGTAGACTCCACTTTGACAGACGATGTGGAGAAAACGAATTACTCTAATAAGTACAACGCTTTTATTGATCGAGTAATTGAAGAAATATCTGATCAATTAGGCGATGTGGATCCTCAGGCAGACGGGCTAGAGATTTACACAACTCTAGATGTGAATGCACAAGAACAAGTGGAATATATCTTATCCGATGAAAGTGGTATTCCACATCTAGAAAATGAAGATTATCAAGCAGGTATTGCATTGATTGATACCCAAAGTGGAGAAATTCGCGCCATTGGCGGCGGTAGAAACCATATGAAGACAGGTACCAATTATGCAACAGATATACGAGTTCAACCAGCGTCAGCGATTAAGCCGATACTTGACTATGCGCCTGCAATTGAATTTTTGGATTGGTCCACTTACCATCAAATTAATGATGAACCTTACAGTTATTCTTCTGGAACTGAGATTAATAACTGGGACAACAAGCATAAAGGTTACCTAAGTATGCGACAACATCTGGCAGATTCCCGTAACATCCCTGCATTAAAAGCTCTGCAAGAAGTTGGTTTGGATAGAGCAAGGGACTTTGCTGTGAAACTGGGCATACCACTAGAAGAAGAAATAAACGAAGCATATGCAATCGGTGGATTTTCTAATGGTATCTCCCCTCTTCAAATGGCTGGAGCATACAGTTCATTTGGTAGCGGCGGAGTATATACTGAACCATTCGCTGTGACGAAAGTCGTCTTCCAAGATGGTACTAGTGTAAACCTTAATAAAGAGTCAGAAGTTGTAATGAAGGATTCCACTGCTTTCATGATTACAGATATGCTTAAAACATCTGTACGAAGCGGATTAGCCAATGCTGCAAATGTACCTGGATTAAATATCGCAGGGAAATCAGGAACCACTAACTTCGCTGAGGATACCATTTCAGAATATGGAATACCTGAAGGCGGGGTTCCAAGCACCTGGTTTGCTGGGTATACACCAACATATACTGCAACGGTATGGACAGGATTCAGAAGAACAGGAACAGATAATTATCTGCGACCAATTAACGGTTCAAATCAAGACCAGTATCTATCAAGGATTATCTTTAAACAATTAATGGAGAATATATCCACGACAAGCGAAGACAAATCAGACTTCCCTGTTCCTAACAGTGTTGTCCGTGTTCCAATTGAAAAAGGATCAAATCCTCCATTAAAAGCAAGTGAGTTTACACCTTCAGATCAGATTACGAATGAATATTTCATAAAGGGAACAGAGCCAACAAAGGTTTCAAAAGAATATGATAAGCTACCTACTCCAACTGGTTTCACAGCCCAATATGATGAGGAAGCTAATGTTATTAATCTAAACTGGAAGTATCCTGAAGACCGCTTAGAAGGCGTAACATTTACTATTAATGTAGCTGTTAATGAAGGGTCTCCTCAACCTCTGACAGAAACAAAAGATCTTGGTTTGGTTGTGGAATCACCTGATCCTGGGGCTACCTTCACCTTTGAGGTTGTAGCAGTACAGGATGAAAACAATGAAAATAAAAGTGACGCAGCAACACAGACGATAACGATTCCTGAAGCGGTCGAAGAGGATGATGAAAGTATCATTCCAGAGATTCCTGGTGACGGCGAAGAAGAGCCTCCAGGCGATGGCGAAGAACCTCCGGGTGACGGCGAAGAACCTCCGGGTGATGGCGAAGAGCCTCCAGGCGAAGGCGAAGAGCCTCCAGGCGATGGCGAAGAACCTCCAGGTGACGGCGAAGAACCTCCGGGTGATGGCGAAGAGCCTCCAGGTGACGACGAAGAATCTGATGATGCAGATACACAGAGCAACACAAATCGAAATGGACAACGTGATGATTCAGAAGATGACGATTAA
- a CDS encoding YpoC family protein, translating to MKIPEAFLHPHFYSDQDTISIKNFRIEDTVEMPFKYDIAYYQGAAPHQLPWEMTSDSIPLILNRWKEKETHLNNLHEGRNRKEAREQIILPIAWYLQLLFWINGQPVRSLTDWKKESQKLNWKPINVDERLEFVIKKPEMYHAFIQLQQLYTESAKLFYKMKALEQK from the coding sequence ATGAAGATACCAGAAGCCTTTCTCCATCCCCATTTTTATTCGGATCAAGACACCATTTCCATAAAGAACTTTAGAATAGAAGATACCGTTGAAATGCCATTTAAATATGATATTGCATACTATCAAGGAGCAGCGCCACATCAATTGCCTTGGGAGATGACAAGTGACTCGATACCGCTTATCCTCAATAGATGGAAAGAAAAAGAAACGCATTTAAATAATCTCCATGAAGGTAGGAATCGAAAGGAAGCAAGGGAACAAATCATTCTTCCAATCGCTTGGTACCTGCAATTGTTGTTCTGGATAAATGGTCAACCTGTAAGAAGTTTAACGGATTGGAAAAAAGAATCGCAGAAGTTGAATTGGAAGCCGATAAATGTGGATGAGAGGTTGGAGTTTGTCATTAAAAAACCTGAGATGTATCATGCGTTTATTCAGCTTCAACAGCTTTACACAGAAAGCGCCAAGCTTTTTTACAAAATGAAGGCACTAGAGCAAAAATAA